ATTGATTTGTTATCATTCCTGAAGAGCCACAAACTGTCTTACAGACAGATAGTGCACTCATCAAGGAACTTTGCAACTTAAAGGCCCCATTCTGCAATTATCAAAATGTGCAAATACATTTATGCGTGTGACGGAGCAAAGTTAGTAACGTGTAGATGTTTGCATGGATGTTAAATTCTAATAAAAGATGACAGTGAGGGGAAGGTATACAATAAAAAGAAGATGATGAGAGATGTGCAATTAAGAAATTCTTACCTTATAACTAAGTAGTATATATCTGTGTAGTTCATGTTGCTAAGAGATTTCACTATATTTACTGTTAAAAGCAGCAGACCATTATAGTATAGAAGCTGGTTCTTTTCTGGTTAGTCCCTTAGCCAAACTCCAGAGCCAAAAAGTTTTTAGGGTGTAGGTAAATCTGACAGACACTTAGCTTCAGAACTTGTGCTCATGCGTGTTTTATAGTCACAAAACTGTCAAATCACAAAAGGCAGGCGGTCCTCTGAGAATGATGTCTGTAGGAGAAAGAATGTTGTACTTGAATGGTGGTATGTCTGCAACACTgcagaagacaggaagaaattaattaaGAGAGGTGAAATTTTCATGCAGATACTGAGAGAAAATGTACTTtcaatcaaaacaaaaacctggaCAAATTTTGTTGGCAAGATTGAAATATTGGTTTGAGTTACTTAAAGTAGGAGAACTCTTAAAATAGGTAGTCTTTTTCCCCAATGAAAaccctctttccttttcttgagtGACAGTCTTTTATGCAAGTAATAGAATGACTGAGTAATTTTCTCTATTGAAAGCAGATGCTagcttttgaaagttttaaagggaaaatttaatataaaatggaGAAAACCAGGATTTTCGTTCCCTTTTTGTAAATGCTCTTATGTTTCAAAAAATGCATGGGATTAAATAAGGTTACCAGATCCCCATCAGCTACAAGTTCTAACCTACTTGCAAAATTTGAATTTGGTGATTAAATTTAGTCTTTCCTAGGTTGCACTTGTAGCTCTATCTCCAAGTCTTTTCAGAGATAATGTAGCTCCATGATCCATGTTTAGCATAATCAAAACAATTATGTAGTTCAGGAACCCCAGGATTAAAAAGAACTACAACTAGCTATAATTAGAGAACATCTGTGGAAGGTTAAGAGCATCCTACTTCATCCTCTTGGAATTTCTGTCAGGGCTGTCACTTTTCTCGCTACTTGACAATGATGGTTGCATTTTTATGGTGCATCAGTAGCAGATTTGCTGGCTCTTTTGACTGTTATATACATGGGAAATATAATGCAGAAAGTTGTCCTGTATTCAGTTCTGTTTCCAGGGTCATCCTCTTTGAGTTCCTAGGAGTTTGGGTTCAAACCCAGGTCACTGACAGAAGCTCAGGACTTTTGGCTCATgtttcagtctccaaattactgttttctgtttatgGACATGTCAGGCCAGCATCAGGACCCATACACATGCTTCTCTGAATGGAAATCTGTATCTTGTCCTTCAGACTGGCTACTGGCCTACACAACTTGGAAGGGGATCTTTCAGATGTGGTCCCAGCCCTGTCCAGGAATCCCTGAGAGGGTTTCTGTCATTTCTGAGACCTTTTGCTGGAGTaataaaggttttttaaaaagtaattgaaatgGGTCAGAGCTGTCCCGGTATCTGCTTACATTGTGCTTCTCCCAGCCAGGCAAGCGCATTTTCAACAGCTCAAAACTGAGgcaaattttaaaaactgcagacaTGATAACAATGACATGATAAATATGATTTACTATAAGGTGCTGTCAGCTCAGGcttggcttttaaagaaaaagaaaaacacaaaaaaccccaacaaaacaaagcaactcaAAACCAATAgaaataattccttaaaaaatTATGGTACTGACAGCCTTGCTTTTAAACAGATGAGTAGCTCCTAGCAGAACTTGGCATCTCTGAAAATACTGGAGCACTCAGAACCTAAAATACAGAAGATGGAAAAATTAGACTTACATGAAATCAGTTGTGCTAGCTTTTCACTGGCCACACTGAGAGGAGTGCacactttttcccttttaataagTGATTGATTTATTGATAATAAAGTGCATCTGAGATTTACTCAGAATGGTGGATTTTACAGGCAGTAACCTAATAGCTTGAACCAGCTGTTTGTAGCTGCACATGAAAACCTTTGACCTTAGGCTTTCAcgcttctctcccttccccaccttgGCTTTCTTGtagcagccacagcagcatccTTGTCTTGCAGGAACTGTGATGCATTTTTGCTGTTGCCCATGTTTACCCACttggtaattttttctttcctgtttttcacttaTTTTGTACATAGCAAGTGGTGGTGGTCTTGTGTAGTAATGTTCCCTGAGGTTTAAGACGTATTCATTCATTGCCAGAAATGGTGTTCTTTagagaaacctttttttcccttataaaatgaaaactgagcaTTTTAAAAGGCATCATATACAGAAAGTGTGCTGAAGGAATTTGAAGTGTATGGAATGTTCCCAGCTACCTCCTCTGAGGATTTCTTCAGCACTTGTTAATTAGAAAACCCCTGTTGATAAGAAGAGGTCTGTCAGTTGTCACATATATTAAACAGCATATTATCTCCAAAGGTAGAAGTTGTTTGATAGACCATGTTAAGTGTTGATCAGCCTGGAAACATCTAACTTCAGTGAAACTCGCTGAGATGATTAATTATTGTTCTTCAGGGTAACTAAACCATATGGCAAAACTAACTTCTGTAACTGAGGAAGTGCTCTGAGGCACTGAGTAGGGAAACAATCATATTTAAAAGGAACACTCAAGGCACTTGATGTGTCTTGATGGTATTGAGGAGGATGAATGTCGGTGGAAAACAtacttgtttataaaaaaataacattctaGCAAAATATTGACATGCTCTAACCTCTTTGTACAAGAAGTAATGTGAATAACTCGATAACTCAATTGCAAAAATCAGTAAATCTATTGTTTAGACCTGTGAACAGGAAATCAGACTTCTAGTAAAGTTCCCTGTGAACTAGGTGACAAGGTTGCTGTGGGTTTAGCCCAGGTGCACAATTTTGTGTCATACAGGTAGAAGATTTGAAAAGGGACTCTATCTATATGCAAATCATCCTTCCACTTCAGTAGCAAAACAGTTTTACATATAAACATGTGCTGACCACCAGCATGCAAGAAGATTGTGTCTAGAAAAATATCCTTTgatgttaatttatttatttttatttagcttggGTTGGTTTTATGTTTTTCACTCCATTACAGTATGTTTGCACAACGAGTAAGGACACCCAGAGTTGACTATTGATGTTTATTGAATCATTCATATCAAATAAACACTTTTGGGAGTCTGACACGGAAAGTAAAAGCATTCCTTTGAgaggagagaaataagaaatccttatgggaagaaaaggatgtctgcttgtttcatttttaaatgtctgaggaGAAGGCATGATTTCAAGTGGCATGACTGAAATGTGGACACACCAGGGTGGGAGTTCTAGTAGGGGGTCTAGACAGTCAGGTTCACAACTTGCAGTTGAGATGCTCTGGGATGCATTAACCCTTTGCACGGTGCAGCCTCTTAGATGAAAAGGGTTTTTATATGCCAGTTCCAAGTCAAACTATGAAGTCAGTCATCTAATCTGTTCCAGATGGAACAGTTCCTATCTCTGTTTCGTGCTTACTGTCTGGACAGATTGTAGTGCGCAAGGGTTCAGGTCTCATTAACGTATCATTTAGAATTGAAAACCTattcaatttcattttgaaataattggcatatgttgttcttttttctccctctctattAATTTACTGATTTCACTGATGTGAGAGGAAACCATATAATTATTCCACTTCAGTAGCATCAGAACAGTTATTTAAGCGCCTGTTTTAGTCATTTGGGAACAGAAAATTGACACACATAGTGGGATTATTCTGGGGTCTGGGCCCATAAGGAAATGAACACTCTTAACTTCCTGAAGTGGGGCAGTTGAAGGCTCTCAGTACTTGCCTGTCCCATTCAGCTGGATCCTTTAGTTCCTCTACTTGAAGTGTATGACAAAGCCATTAACTTAAACGGGAACATTAATGCACTGAAAGATAGGTGCAGAGGTCAGCAGCAGGAAGCCAAAAGGGAGTGAACAGAATTTTTTAGTGATCTGGCAGTTTACTTCACCAAATGCAAATGATACACAATTATTTTCTCATTCCTCTGTTTCACTCTCCCATGCTGATCTCTTTCCTGGGTGCTGGCGTTTTTCTTCTGCCCTGTCTTTGCTAACATTTTCTACTAAATCAAGCAACAAGCTGCCTTTGTTACAGGTGAAGGACTCCTGAAAGTTGCATGGGCCTGCATCATCTGGGCTGTCAGAATTCCAGTGCCTTTTTCCAGGGTGCTGGCGTTTCTCACCGTATTGGTCATTTAGGTCTACCTCATCATTCCAGCCTCTTTTGCTAGGATGCTGGCGCTTGTACATCAGATACCTTCTGCCTGGATGCTGTCTTTTGGATAACTCATTCAAGTAGGTTAGCTGTGCGCTAGGGATGTCAGCATATTGATCTGACAATGACCTTCTGCCAGgatgctgttgctttttcagcTCCAGATAGCCGTCAAGGTCATCTTCTATCTCTCTTTTCCCTGGATGCTGCCTCTTCTGAATGTCTCCGTAAGATGTGTCTTCCTCAACATCTCTTTTTCCAGGatgctgtctcttctccaggtcACTTAGGTACTTTTTCCCAGGGTGTTGTCTTTTGGAAAGCCGTTCTGGCAGAGGGGCATTTGATTCTGTTCAAGGAAAAGAATAACGTTAATGAGCCCCCATAATCCTCACTAAGGAAGTTGAAATGGGAATTTGTGGAGTTCTATGGTGCAGGATCATAATCTGTTGCTCATTATGCCCATTTAATTGCACAGTTAACTGTATGGTCTTGAATTTTATCACTCTGAATGGCATCTGTCAAAACAGTTCTGGCACATTTTTAGCAAGGATGGATTGATACATTAGGAACTAGCTGCAGCCAAATGGGAAGACATGCGATGACAAAGCCTAATGTGTTGATTCAGGTAAATGTGTCAGATTCAGGTAAAGGGAGATGAGTAAAAGATGCTGAGCAGCTGGAAGAAATCAGCTGCAGAAGCTGGGTATGGGGAAAAGCTGGAAATCAGCATGACACAGAGAAAGGCTAGGGCTGAGACACAAGTAGAAGCAGGGATGTGGACATTTGAAAGCCAGCTCAGTATTTCCAGCTACCAATCATAACTCTGTTAGTATCTCTTACTCATTCTTAagctctttttaatatttcaggtcTGGGATCGACATGACCAACTCTCAGCACTCATGtgaagagggaggaaggctttttcTATGGGCACTTGGCATCAGCTCCTCTTTCCACTGTGAAAGGGCTCTGTGCTTCTTGTTGGTGGCAGACACCTATGTGCTGCTTCTTGAAATCCCTGAGTCTGATTTGCTTCCACTGCTGTGACTAGTGAGAGCAGAGCATCTGCATGCTAGGAGGCGGCGGACACTAGAGCAGCCTCTGCATTCCCAGCCACAGAAAAGCCCACCTCTGTTGGGGTGTAGAAACCAGTGGGTTGAAGTAGTAGGTGAATGGCAGCACTCCCACCTCCAACTAACATTAGGTACAGGGTCCACAACTGGGGAATGTCTTCCACGTGTCCTCTTAGAGCTTCCCTAGGGAAGTACTTGCTAGACAGGCAAGTTTTCTGTGACAGGCTTCTACCTTCTTATTATACAGCAGCTGCTTAGTGATGGTACAGCATTGCCTAAGCGGGGAAATCTTAGAGAAGAAAGTGCCTTTTGAGAACTCTGTGTCAGCGTATTGCAGCAGACCTCctatccttcccctctccttagTTAGAGTAATAAATGTATACATTATTGTATACATTAGAACCTGggaataaatgtaataaatgtaTACATTAGAACCTGGGAACTATACATTGGATCTAACAGTCTCAGCCAAGTACTATGCCAACATCACCAGATGGATGTCCCCAGTGATACATATACCTTTATttatctcttcttccttttcagctttcttgagGACAGACTGAAGAATGAGGCTTTCAGATCTCTGCAGGATGTCATCCAGGGGACTTCTTCCCATGTTCTTGCTTCCTTCTGGAAGGGGCTGCCCCCCGTTGAGGCAAACACCACACAAGGTCAGGCAGAGGAGTAGCAGTGGCAGCTGGATAGATGGCATTGTGGGACCGTGGTTCCTGCAACTTCCATGGGAGAGAGAACAACAGGGGAGGAGGATGAAGCAAACAGACCTAGCAATAATAGCAATATTTCcagacactgaaaaagaaatatggcATTGCTGTAGGGGCTGAAGTCTCTTATGAGGGTCCTTCCTCATTTCTGTAACTAACCTCTcagtttattttatattcttcaaAGAATCTGTAAATTCTTCATAATTAAAACCACGCATTTGTTAATTTTTCCAGCAGaataaatatgaacattttaaacACCTAACTTCCCGATGCACAGATAGTTCTGAAAGCCAgtgattttgctttgctttctgccaaGAGGCAAAAATAATGTATCTCTTGAACTTGTATGTTAACTGTTGCCCCACATGAGGTACGCACACATATACCTGCACTAACAATCTCCACCAGGCAATTCCCTTTGCTAAgggttcatttaaaaataatactgggATTTGCAGCACTTTGATTCCACCTTTAGTTAAAGCCCAACTTTAATAGtccattaattttttaatatctatttctATACATTTAAAGtagctgtgtgtctgtgtatttGTCAATATAATAAGATAGCTATGCTCTGTTGGTCAGGGAGATTTCTTGCACTGGGGAAGCACTTCATATATTTTTCAGAGACATCATAATAATAATATCCCCTATTACCTCTTGCCCAGATAACAAGTGTTCTTCTATTTCTTCTAGCTAGCACTGGAATTCCTAATGCACTTATCATGGATTTATTTTCCAGTAAGCAGAGTTCCTTCAGTAGAATGGAATACGTCTTTAATACTAGTATAGCAGTCATTTAGCTTAATTATATCTTCAGAATATAACAGAAATGCACAATTTTGCAAAGttctacaattttttaaaatagagaatgaGTTTATTACCTCTCTTATTGGCAGGTTTCTATCAGTTCTGATGAAGTCCTTGGATAACAGCCCTAAGAATATCACATAGGCTACTTGGCTCAGAGCAGTCTTTAGAAGGAAAGTTAGAATCAGCTAAAAAGGAAATGATTTGGTAAATTACCTGGTTTGTAGTTTCAGATTTTTGCTTGATGCATCTGCCAAGAGATTGTTTAGTCCTTTAAAGCTGTTTGCACATCTGAGCTTCAAAGTTGCCCTTTTTCTGCTACAGACACACAGAGTATCCAATAGAACTGTTGCTAAGTTCTCTTTGGATGGCTTGTGTCTCCGTACTTATACTGTACTGCCTCTGAACCTTTTATGCAAATAGCTGTGAGGTAATTTAGGTgatgtgttttctcttttttttttactgatgtcAGAGATCtgcattttgaatgcattttaaaactctGATAGTTATTTGCTGACCTCCGTATATCCATGCTCGACTCCCAGAAATTGCTATTTTTCCATTCTCTAAAGAGATGATGTTGAATTTTGTGTAACACAGCATAGAGAAAAGGAGGTTTTTCTCTGCTTAACAAAAAGAAGCTTATGTATCCTCTATTAAGCAAGCACTGTGGAGTAAATGCAGAGAGGTAGGTAACTTATTAaggtaaggaagaaaaacaatgaaaaaaatgtcatggCTTACATTTAAATAAGCTTATACCATGGGTTCTTATCTGAATGACACTAAACAGTTTTTGGCTCACAATTCCGTATTTTCTTGGCATAGGCTTCCATAAACAGTACATTAGAATATGGGGTGCATTGCATTAGATATTAAAACATAGTTATGTTACTGCTATGTGCTTCAAAAAGCATTATACTATTGTAACTAGAAATAAGATTCCCTCTCTTCAACCCATCTGCCTATTTAAGATATTCTTCCACACAGTACTACTAAAAACAGATCATGCAGGGGGCACAGATAAAGAGCTAGTGATTCTTTGATAACCTCAGTGATCCTGATGACAATATGTAGGACTAAAACTGGAGTACAGATTGCTCACAGTACTGAAGCAATTCAAGATTCTTTTATTGTTGCTACATGGAAGGTTTCAACCAAGTGAAGtcaatgtttttctgctttcccgTTTACTGCCATTGTGATGAACACAAAACGACCTTCTATGTCCTTCTCATCACTGCCATCAAAGTGTTTAAGTTAAAATTTGTCTTCAGCAGTAAGTAGCGACAAAAACCAACAACCTGTCGCCACGGCTTGAGAACACCTTTCTTGGTAGCACACTGTCACTTTAGCAGCTCTCTAGGGTGCTGTGCCACAGTCTGAGATAGAAGGCATTTCAGGGatacttttaaaagcacagcacTTAAAAGTGGATCAGTTATGCTTATAGGTAATGTGGATCCTCATGCGGCCTGTAAAATTTCCTTAAGGCAAAAGGCATTTTGTGTCTGAACAGATGATGGAAATACCATATAAAACTAAAAAGGGGTGAAGTCAGTTGTTCTTTATCAACGTGACTTATTACCCAtcagaatttaacaaaaaatggTCATCATacagagcttttttcccccaccccattCAACTTTATATGATGGATCAGAAAATACACAAGAAGAAtcttgttttcagttctttaGGAAATGAAAGCCAACTTCTTTGGGGTGATTTCAGTGGAATGCAGCCGTTACCTCAGTCTTATTCCATAAGTGTGGCCATCTCCTGGATTTTATCTTAATATCTCAGGAAGAATATATCAGTAAGTGTATATAGATATGCTTTTTGCTATTACTTACCCAGATGTAATTTGAGAAGAGTCTTGGATGTCAGTGCACTTGTTCTGGATTTGCAGTGGGGACAGAGATTGGGGTTTACAGCATTATAACTGCATTCGTAAGAGTTATATTTAAAATGGAatatcttttccttcctgtttggATTTCTAAGGGAGTTTGAAACATCATGCACCTTATGTGCAGAACACATCTATGGCTTTATGAAGATGTTGTCTTTGCCAGTCTAAGACTACGTCAATATTGCTTTCCTGAGCAGGCATCAGAACCAAAGATCTGCAAGGCAATTAAATTCAAAAAGCAACAAGCAATTTACTATAGCGGGCCAGTAAACAATGACTGGGCAACTAATAGTCCCTCATCCAAAGCAAAGATCCCTGTAAAGACAGTTCTTATGTGTTTTTAGTTTTAAGGAATGCACTAGGGCTTTCCAGGAATCTAAAGAACGCTGGAAagtgttttaaatgctttcattaaTAACAGAGTTGCTTGCTTAACAAAGCAATAGCTGTCTGTAGCTTAGCCCCAGATTTGTCCTAACAAAATGCCTAATCCACAGTCCACTGAAATCAGCCACATTTCTCCTTTAAGTGGGGTTAGCCTTAGAACTCAAGTCTCTGACTTGAAATGATCCATATATtgaattgaattttaaaaaatcttctcaCACTTTGTAGGATGGCTCTTGAAAAACATAGATGGAAAAGAGAAGGTAAAACAGCTGAAACACTTTCACATATACAAAATCATATAAGCAAATTAACTCAAGGAACAGCTAAgaatttgatattaaaaatagCCTCCCATAtgaatgtatttcattttagtaCTGAGTGAATGAGTCAGATTTCACTCGTGATACAGCAGTTGACATTGAATTTCTCAGCTACCTAGAAATGATAGGATAGCTAAGACTTATGCTTTGGAACTTTGTATGACTGCAATTTAATAAATCTGCTTTTGCCACATATCTCCAGTGTGAAAATCCTCATAATATGTAATTATGAGCTGGAAATAATTCTTAGCATGTAGTTCTCCCTCCAGTCTGAAATTAATCTGGACAGCATAGAAGGCTTGGATGTGTAGCTCCAGCTTAGATACAGGAGGAGCTGCTCCATGTAGAAGCCTCTTACTGAGTCTTGTAATGCATGTGTGGTAACGGCCAAATGCATGAGGCTGTGCAGTCAATGCCCAGTCTGTCACCTAACCCTTGGTTACTTTCTTTTTAAGACTCTCCAACCATCACAAACCAAACTGTTCCCCCGATTTCTTTGGACAAGCTAACGGGTGGTCTTCTCCATTACACAATTTCTAGCATTGTCAAATACTAACGCCATATATTTGGGAACTGCTATTGCATCAGTCACAATGAACCTCATAAGGAATTACATTTACTTCAGACTAGCTGCTTGGCATTTCCTGGGTGTGGTAACTCCTTAAGATCTCTTACAGTATGACACCtgagtttaaaaaattaatatattgaCCTCTAAATTAAAGGGGGCATTGATGGAATGggaactgcatttttaaacatgTCTTTAGAAAAGTGAAACAGAACAGTGAAGTTGTGAAGAATTCTATTGCTGG
This sequence is a window from Mycteria americana isolate JAX WOST 10 ecotype Jacksonville Zoo and Gardens chromosome 11, USCA_MyAme_1.0, whole genome shotgun sequence. Protein-coding genes within it:
- the TRH gene encoding thyrotropin releasing hormone, whose amino-acid sequence is MPSIQLPLLLLCLTLCGVCLNGGQPLPEGSKNMGRSPLDDILQRSESLILQSVLKKAEKEEEINKESNAPLPERLSKRQHPGKKYLSDLEKRQHPGKRDVEEDTSYGDIQKRQHPGKREIEDDLDGYLELKKQQHPGRRSLSDQYADIPSAQLTYLNELSKRQHPGRRYLMYKRQHPSKRGWNDEVDLNDQYGEKRQHPGKRHWNSDSPDDAGPCNFQESFTCNKGSLLLDLVENVSKDRAEEKRQHPGKRSAWESETEE